DNA sequence from the Sulfurimonas sp. HSL3-1 genome:
GAACTGGCTGAACTTCAGATCCAGCGCCTCTTCGATCTCGTTGACGGCATAAAAGTCGCATTCGGGATAGAGCGCCGCATCGCTCCCGCTGCAGAGTGACTGCTGGGTTTTGTAGTAGCCCGTCGCGTCATCAACACCGGCCTTGGTATAGGCAAGGTCCAATCCGGCCGTGTGGCTGAAGCCCTCAAACGCTTTTGTCACCTGCGTCCCCGCATTGAAGACATGGTAGATCCGCCCGAAAAGCCCGGTCTCGTACTCGCCCCCCGCCGGAATGGCCGACACGGTCGTCGGCTCGTTTCCGAAGGTGATGTATTTTCCGTTCAGCCTCGCACTGTAGGAGAGCAGCAGGTAATCCTCCAGCGCAGAGGTCTGCAGCGTCACGGGGAGGTCCACCTCTCCTTCGACCGCACGCATCCCCGTTTCGCGGAAGATATTGTTACCGCGAAGATCGAAAGTGTAGTAGACGTGCTCATCGAGGAAGGTGTTGATATAGCGGTGGTAACGGAGGATCGGCAGGTTCTGCGGGGTATCTGCATTGCTCTGTTTGTTCAGGTCGAGATAGTAGCGGAGGTTCATGCCGTAATAGGCATCCTCTTCATTGTAAAAGAGGTTCACCCGCGAGAGCACCTGGTTGGAGGTGGCGTAGTTCACGGTATCGTTGGACGAGAGGTTGATATAGTCGATATCGTTCATCCAGCTAATGTCGGCATAGAGCCCCGACTGCCCGGGGAGGTCCAGCCCCAGCCAGCGCTGCAGCACCGCCGTATTGGTATAAAAGAAGTCGAAACCGTAATGGTTCGAATTGGCCAGGTCGTAGGTATCGACATAGGAGGACTTCTCCTGGAAATAGCCCGCCTGGACCATCCCCTCCGAGACGTTCGAATCGACAAAGCGGAACTTCCCGTAAACCCCCTCGCCCCGCTCCGTGCGCAGCTGCGGACGCAGCTCCACGTCCCAGGAGGGATCGATCGCAATATAGACGGGCTGTTCGACAAAGAACCCTTCCGTACTGGAGACACCGAAGGAGGGCACCAGCAGACCGCTGCGGCGGCGGTTGTCGAGGGAGTAGCCGAAATAGGGGAAGTAAAAGACGGGAATGCCGTAGATCTTGAGGTAGGCGTTATAGACGTTCATCCAGCGCGATTCGCTGTCGAAATCGGCGCTGGAGAAGTAAAGCACCCAGAAGGGATCGTTGGGATCGCAGCCCGAGACCATCCCGTCTTCGACCGTGAAGTCCTTGTCCTCCGCCCCCGAACGCGAGGAGCTCATCCAGACATTCGTATGGCGGTCGAGCATGAAAAAGGGGGAGAACTCCCGGCTCTTTTTGGCGATATCGAGCTTGGCATAATCCCCCATCGCGAAATACTCCGACCCCTGCATGGCGACGATATTTCCGAAGAGCTCCAACGTACTGCTGTTGCGGTCGAAATAGGCCTCGTTGGCACTCAGATAGTAGCTTTTGTACAGAACGAGGACGTCCCCGCTCGCATGGACGACGCTGAGGTTCGAATCGAGCCGGGTCGCGAAGAATTCGATCTGCTCTTCCGCCCGCAGCGCGGACAATACAAAAAGAAGAAGGAGCAGGAACCTAGGCATTGACGACAACGGTGCGCGCAGTGCGGTCATGCCACGCCTGGTTATTGGGGTCGAACATCGCCCAGATGAAGCCGAGGTAGAAGATGATCTCGCTGAGGATGCGGAAGACGGCGCGGTTGAATGCCGGCAGCCAGCCCGGGATCCCCCCGTCCTCAATCGCCACGACGCGGATACGCATCGCCATCTTTCCGAGCGACGCACCGTAGAGGGCGACAAAGAGCGTCTGGTAGAAGACCTTCATCCCCAGGTATTCCAGGGCGTAGGCGTTGGTCACAAAGAGGAAAGTCTCCATATCCTTGGCTTGGGAAATAGGCCCCCAGAGCATAATCGTAAAAAGCAGACTCAGCAGGAGTTCGTCGATCAGGAACGCCAGGGCGCGCTTCGGGATGGAGGCGAGTTGCAGTTCATGCCGATGCAGCAGCGTTTCGATCGTCTCGTTCACGGGTTAGAGGGCCTGGTAAGCGATATCGGTCCGCAGTTTTTTCCCGGCGAAGTGCACCTGGCCGCAGAGAAGGTAGGCGCGGTCGCGGGCTTCGCGGATACTCTTGCCCGTCCCGACGCAGACAAGGACCCGCCCGCCCGTCGCGAAGAGCTTGCCGTCACTTTCGCTGACACCGGCGTAGGCGATATGCGAATGTTCGGCCAGTTCGGTGTGGACGATCTCATCGACGACGATCTCCGCCGGCTCGCTGCTGCTGTAGGGGTAGTCGCGGCTCGCCATGACGACGCCGACGGCGTATTCGTCTTTGAACTTCACGTCAAGCGTATCGAGCTGCTTCGTCGCGGCCTTGTAGAAGAGTTCGCTCGCCGGGGAGCTGAGCAGCGGCATCAGGATCTCGCACTCCGGGTCGCCGAAACGGACGTTGAACTCCAGGGTGATCGGTTCGCCGTTCACGATCATCAGGCCGATGAAGAGCACCCCCTCGAAGGGTGCGCCTTCCGCCTGCATCCCGTCGAGCGTCGGGCGGACGATGTGTTCCTTGACCTTCTCGTAGATTTCATCGTTGACGAGCGGCGTCGGCGCATAGGCCCCCATGCCGCCCGTGTTCGGTCCCTGGTCGCCGTCAAGGAGGCGCTTATGGTCCTGTGCCGCCTGCAGC
Encoded proteins:
- the purD gene encoding phosphoribosylamine--glycine ligase; this translates as MNVMVIGSGGREYAIGRVLAEDEAVEKLYFAPGNGATPMLGENVAIKGYDALADFAIANSIDLTIVGPEAPLTEGVVDIFKAKGLTIFGPSKAAAQLEGSKVYMKNFLAKYGIPTARYIETDHIETAFKFIETLPTPVVVKADGLCAGKGVIIAMSHDEAKKAASEMLSGASFGDAGKKVVIEEFLDGYELSMFAICDGEDFILLQAAQDHKRLLDGDQGPNTGGMGAYAPTPLVNDEIYEKVKEHIVRPTLDGMQAEGAPFEGVLFIGLMIVNGEPITLEFNVRFGDPECEILMPLLSSPASELFYKAATKQLDTLDVKFKDEYAVGVVMASRDYPYSSSEPAEIVVDEIVHTELAEHSHIAYAGVSESDGKLFATGGRVLVCVGTGKSIREARDRAYLLCGQVHFAGKKLRTDIAYQAL
- a CDS encoding LPS-assembly protein LptD, which produces MTALRAPLSSMPRFLLLLLFVLSALRAEEQIEFFATRLDSNLSVVHASGDVLVLYKSYYLSANEAYFDRNSSTLELFGNIVAMQGSEYFAMGDYAKLDIAKKSREFSPFFMLDRHTNVWMSSSRSGAEDKDFTVEDGMVSGCDPNDPFWVLYFSSADFDSESRWMNVYNAYLKIYGIPVFYFPYFGYSLDNRRRSGLLVPSFGVSSTEGFFVEQPVYIAIDPSWDVELRPQLRTERGEGVYGKFRFVDSNVSEGMVQAGYFQEKSSYVDTYDLANSNHYGFDFFYTNTAVLQRWLGLDLPGQSGLYADISWMNDIDYINLSSNDTVNYATSNQVLSRVNLFYNEEDAYYGMNLRYYLDLNKQSNADTPQNLPILRYHRYINTFLDEHVYYTFDLRGNNIFRETGMRAVEGEVDLPVTLQTSALEDYLLLSYSARLNGKYITFGNEPTTVSAIPAGGEYETGLFGRIYHVFNAGTQVTKAFEGFSHTAGLDLAYTKAGVDDATGYYKTQQSLCSGSDAALYPECDFYAVNEIEEALDLKFSQFFVNDVGEQVLYHRLSQRLSFDRNQDQLSELENELDWQVTPEVSLYSDVFYNYDNHRVSKMLNGIRYSDGALNVGAMDLYEDQPDVNGTQRVNYLTFDAAYRYNDHYRYFGRYAYDLEANVKKFSEIGFDYTKRCWKFGMRYVENNRPILTNAQADSLLEKYVYFTIELRPIGGTEVNYKLSDALDGS
- a CDS encoding RDD family protein codes for the protein MNETIETLLHRHELQLASIPKRALAFLIDELLLSLLFTIMLWGPISQAKDMETFLFVTNAYALEYLGMKVFYQTLFVALYGASLGKMAMRIRVVAIEDGGIPGWLPAFNRAVFRILSEIIFYLGFIWAMFDPNNQAWHDRTARTVVVNA